From Nymphalis io chromosome 29, ilAglIoxx1.1, whole genome shotgun sequence:
tattattattattatacgcgcAGTTTACAGTAAATTcgcgaatgaaaaaaaaaaaaaaaaaaatatcgaacgCTCCGCGATCATCGCTCAGTCAAAAGTCACCTCGATACGTCCGTGCAGATAGACGCGACGCCGTTCCGAGTATATAAAGGCGTTCGACAAATACGATACGAAGTCATTATTCACCGCACAGGCGAGCCGTACGCACGCGTATCGATCCGCGTTTCGTtcgttatacattttaataaaaactatctcTGTCGACATGTCCGGTCGCGGTAAAGGAGGCAAAGTCAAGGGGAAGGCAAAGTCACGTTCCAACCGTGCCGGTCTTCAGTTTCCCGTCGGACGTATACACAGACTGCTGAGGAAGGGTAACTACGCGGAGCGCGTCGGTGCCGGTGCACCGGTATACCTCGCGGCCGTCATGGAATACCTCGCCGCCGAAGTTCTCGAGTTGGCCGGCAACGCTGCCCGCGACAACAAGAAGACTAGGATTATACCGAGACATCTTCAGTTGGCGATCCGTAACGACGAGGAGCTTAACAAGTTACTCTCGGGCGTGACGATCGCACAAGGCGGCGTCCTCCCCAACATCCAAGCCGTTCTGCTGCCCAAGAAGACCGAGAAGAAGGCATAAACTGACGGTGGCTGTGCGCGACAATCGTTCGTTAGACGATGTCTCTGTCCGTCTTCGTCGTCGTCTTTTCATCGattcgatgatgatgatgatgatgatgatgattatgatgaaACTATATAATCATATACCACCACCACCACGTGTATCGTGCGTGATACGACGTACGGACGACGGACGTACGAACGACATCGTCCAATCATGATCATTTACAAAAAGGCCCTTTTCAGGGCCACAAAATATATCGTATgtgcaaaattaaaatgagGTTTCATAAACGATTTCGACGTCCCGACATAtcttagatttataatatatattaacttagtaCTAGACGTTCTCGTTATATCGAAGAAgatgtttataatatagatgtatataatatatagtctcccttattagttttaattaaaataataataataagagtaataatCGAACGTATtaatcatttgaattattaatattattattattattattattatatcaataggtaaactataataagaataaacgaTTCGTATCGAGATCGGAACGGAACGACGGACGATAGAGGGTGTCGAGGTCGAGGGGGGAGGGGGCGGGGGTGTTTGTGGCGGTGTCGTTGTGAAGGGAGGATGGAGTATTTCGTTTAGTATAAGAACCGAATAACCTTTTCCCCTCTCCGGCACCCCGCACTGTGCTCGTTTCCTATTGGTCGATAACGTTCTGCGTCTATACGGCACACCGTACGAGAGAGCGCgatgtgcttaaaataaaaatcgctcGAATGTTTCATCGCATATTCTCTTGCGCTTCCGTGCGGTGCgcacgtgtatatatatacatatatactgttGTTTATTATCAGAACTgtgaatttttataatcatcgtcatcatcatgcCGCCCAAGACTAGCGGAAAGGCCGCCAAGAAATCGGGCAAAGCTCAGAAGAATATCTCCAAATCGgataagaagaagaagaagcatAAGAGGAAGGAGAGCTACGCCATCTACATTTACAAAGTACTGAAACAGGTTCATCCCGACACCGGTATCTCGAGTAAGGCCATGTCGATCATGAACTCGTTCGTGAACGACATCTTCGAGCGCATCGCCGCCGAGGCTTCTCGTCTCGCTCACTACAACAAGCGATCGACGATCACATCGAGGGAGGTACAGACGTCGGTGAGGCTGCTTCTACCCGGCGAGCTCGCCAAGCACGCCGTGAGCGAAGGCACTAAGGCCGTAACGAAGTACACGAGCTCTAAGTAAACGAAGTAGTCGCCACTTTCGACGGTTCGACGGACGACGAAGTTCGCGCGcgcgtttgtgtgtgtgtgtgtgtccaTCGCTTCACATCATAGTAGATCGACAAGATGGCTCATATTATACGCCGCcgcctcctcctcctcctcctcctccgCCGCCGCCGTCGTTTCGATCGTCGTTTTCGATGTGCATTCGCATGACGATTACGCTAcgatttattgagaaaaaaaggCCCTTTTCAGGGCCACAAAGAGTTTCGatgaacatatataacatatacagtTTCAAACGATTCAGTCGTCACGTTACGTCACGTCACCGACAccatcaacaacaacaacaccACAACCACAAACATACTCGTATATCACCCCGcccatattcatttatttattatctttgatagatagacatatatattttaaactctttttatattttatatgtaattattattatattcgtttatttattataataatcatcatcatgGTAGGTC
This genomic window contains:
- the LOC126779691 gene encoding histone H2B, whose amino-acid sequence is MPPKTSGKAAKKSGKAQKNISKSDKKKKKHKRKESYAIYIYKVLKQVHPDTGISSKAMSIMNSFVNDIFERIAAEASRLAHYNKRSTITSREVQTSVRLLLPGELAKHAVSEGTKAVTKYTSSK
- the LOC126779694 gene encoding histone H2A, whose product is MSGRGKGGKVKGKAKSRSNRAGLQFPVGRIHRLLRKGNYAERVGAGAPVYLAAVMEYLAAEVLELAGNAARDNKKTRIIPRHLQLAIRNDEELNKLLSGVTIAQGGVLPNIQAVLLPKKTEKKA